ATCGAGGTACTCAGCGAAGACGAACGGCGGAAACGCCGGGACGCTTTGATCGCGTCCTTCACCAGCGCGGCCAGCGAATAACGATGACGAAGTTACCGCAGGGTGGGGCCGTGTGGCAACCGGGAACAACCAGCAGCGGGATCCATCTGATCTTGGGACCGGTGGGCGCCGGCAAGACCACCTATGCTCGGAAGTTGGCGAAGAGCCTGGCTGCCCCGGTCTTCGATCTGGACGACTGGATGGCTACACTGTTCGGCGATGACCCGCGTCCCGACCAGGGGCGCGTTGCTTGGTACCTCGAACGGAAAGAGCGCTGCGTGCGACAGATCTGGGTGACGGCCAGCGAGCTGCTCCGCTTGGGCAGGCCGGTCGTGCTCGAGCTGGGCCTGGTGCGGCGCACGGAGCGCCAGGCTTTCTATGACCGCGCGGAGGGCGAGGGCTTTGAGCTCATCTTGCACCTACTGGATGCGCCGCGAGACGAACGAAGACGCCGCGTGCTGATGCGCAACGAAACACGCTCGGAAACCTTCTCGATGGTCGTCCCGCTCGAGTACTTCGAGCTGGCCAGCGACGCTTGGGAACCGCTGGCTGACGACGAAGTCACGGGCCGACGCGTGCTCGCGAAGCACGGCTAGACAGCCCGCGACCGCGATGGCTACCAACGCCAGTTCGGACGATGGGTTGCGTGTGGTCGCTGCTGACGAGCTACGCGGGCTTCCCCAAGAATCGTGCGAGATTCTTCTGCGCCTGACCCCGCACCTTGTTCCGAACCAACGGGCTCCAACCGAGCAGCGTTCCGACGGGGCCCAGAGCCTGTCTCGACCAACGCCACAGGTCGAATTGGTCGACGTGCGTGACGATCACGCCGTCACGAAATGTGTAGCGCGCGTCGATCACGTTGTGCACCTTTCGACCCGTCTGGCTGAAGGTGTACCAGGCTTCCCAGTGTGCGCTCCCTGCCTGGTCGTCTGCGCCGATGGCGGAAGCCTCGACGCGAATGTCCGTCGCACGCTCGCACAGCATTCGCCACATGGCACCTACCTCCGGGCCCCGAAGAGCCGGGAAGACAGGATCGGAAAAGGTTGCGTCAGGCGCATAGCACTGCGCCATGCCGTCGCCGTCTCGCGCGCCGAGCGAGTGGTACAGCTTCTCGATCAGCGCTTCACTCGGGTGCATCCTTTGATCCCTTCGCTACTGAAAGCTCTGTAGGTAGGCTTGGAAGGTCTGCTGGCTCGCGCACAAGCCGCGCGTCACGCTGGCTCGGGCGCACAGCTCGTCGCGAATGCGGCCGCTGTCGAAGGCGGAGAGATTGATGCTCTTGGGTCCTGCACCCGTCGTCGACCCGGAGACACCGTCCAAGGCTTTGCCGCCGTTGTTCTGCACTTTGCTGTCGCTCAAGGTCACAGTGGAACTGCCGTAGCTTGCGACGCCAGTGCCGCTGTTCCCCAAGCTCGCGATGCGAGTGAGAGCGATCGAGCCGCCGACGTTGGCGGTGATTCCGTTCTGAGAGTTCTGCGCGCTGTAGCTATCGCTAACCGCAGCTGCATTGACCTGGCCGTTACCCTCGAATGCGATGCCCGAGTAAGCGTTCGCGACCGCGTAGCACTCTACGAACTTCACGTTGGTGTGAGAGTTCGTATGGGAATTCTGGATGAGTGCCCCGAGCCCCTCTGCACTCGAATGACTCTCCTTGAGGCTGTCCAACGCGACGCACTGCTCGCAGGTGGAGTCCTGGGACTCGTAGAACATGATCACGCCTTCAGGTTCGCTTTGCGTGGCCGACGCACTGCCGATGCCCCAACCGCCGTCCTTGCGCGCCACCAATCGACGCAGCGTGACGTTCTGGGCGCGATAGACCAGCACGGAGTATCGTCCGCCCAGCCCACGCAGGATGCAGTCCTCGCACAGCACGTCCCAAGCTCCCGGCTGAAAGTCGTTGCTGCCAATGGCCAGGCTCACCGTGTTGCCCGAAGCGGGACCGCCCACGAAGGTGCTGCGGTAGAAGCGCACGTTGCCGCCCACCACGGCCTTGGTGTCCGGGCCCTCGAAGCGCAGTCCCTCCAGCTGCAGAAAGTGGTCTCCGTTCTTGTAGAGGTCGAGGGGGCCGGTCACGGTAGCGGCCGCATCGTGCTCGGCGCGCACGACGGTGAAGGCGCCGGCGGTGCCGGACGGGAAGGTCGCTGCGTCGATGCCTTCCGCGTAGCTGCCGTCACCGATCACCAGCGCTTCACCCGGCTTCATCTGCTTGCCGGCGTAGGCGAAGGTCTTGCATGGACTGCTGCTACTGCTGCAGTCACCACTGTCGTTTCCGTTCACGGCAACGTAGCGATCCCCGGTCGCACCGCCGCCAGTACCCCCGCTGCCGAGCCCGCCGCTTCCAGCTCCTCCGGAGGCGTTGCCGCCGCTGCCACCCGCGACGCCTCCGCTCCCGGCCGCGGCGCCGCTTCCCGCGGACGCCCCCGTTCCGCCGTTCCCCGAACTCGCTCCCGTACCGCCAGCGCCGCTCGAGTCGTCGCTGCCGCACGCCACGAGTAGCGCCACCGAGCCGAGCAACGCCACCAACCACCCTCGATCTCGCATGTGTTCGAGACTACCACCTCTCCGAGGGGCAAACGAAGTGAGTGCCGTCAAGGCAGCAGGCAAAGTGCGCTTCAGCTGTGCACGACGCCTTCCCGTCTTCGAGGGGTTGGGTCGCCATCCGCCGACATGCGGGCGACGCGTCGCGCACTGGCGCGCAACTCCTAGACCCAACCCAATTGCAAGGCAGCGTAGCCGGAACCGTGACGCTGGGCTATCAGCCATCAGCCATCAGCCATCAGCCATCAGCTATCAGCCATCAGCCATCAGCCATCAGCCATCAGCAATCAGCCATCAGCAATCAGCAATCAGCAATCAGCAATCAGCTATCAGCCATCAGCTATCAGAGAAGATCCCGCGGTCAGCTCAAACTGCGCGAGCTCTGCGCGTTCCCAGCGCTCGCTTTCGCACCGCCAAGCGGATCGCTGATTGCTGACCGCCAGCGATACAACGCCGAGTCCTGCGAAACTTGACCAAGATTGCGTCCGCAAAGGGACCAAGGCCCCGGGCGCAAAGCCTTCGTCTCTTCTCGCGGACGCTACTGACTGGCGCGCTGCCTACGACGACTTACATTGCCCGCACTCATGTCGGCTCTTCCAAGCAACTACGTGCTCGGCCGTTGGCAGCACGCGGTGGATGAGGGGCGGGTGCAGTGTGACCTGTGTCCGCGCTTCTGCCGTCTGCACGAAGGGCAGCGTGCCTTTTGCTTCGTGCGGCAGAACGTCGGCGGAGAGATCTATCTGACGAGCTATGGCCGCGCGACGGGGTTTTGCATCGATCCGATCGAGAAGAAGCCGCTGAACCACTTCTATCCGGGAAGTTCGGTGCTTTCTTTCGGGACCGCTGGCTGCAACCTGGGCTGCAAGTTCTGCCAGAACTGGGACACGACCAAGGCGCGCGAGATCGAGCGCATGAGCGACGCCGCGACGCCCGAGCAAGTGGCGGAGGCGGCGCAGCGCCACGGTGCGCACTCGGTCGCCTTCACCTACAACGACCCGGTGATCTTTGCGGAGTACGCCATCGACAGCGCGAAGGCCTGTCACGAGCGGGGAGTGAAGACCGTGGCGGTCACCGCGGGCTACGTGACGCCCGAGGCGCGCAAGGACTTCTTCGAGCACATCGACGCCGTCAACGTGGATCTCAAGGCCTTCGATCCCGACTTCTATCGCAAGCTCTGCTACGCGGACATCGAGCCGGTGCTCGACACGCTGCGCTACCTGCGCCACGAGACGAAGGTGTGGTTCGAAGTCACCACGTTGCTGATCCCCGGACACAACGATGACGAGAGCCAGCTGAAGCGACAGCTCGATTGGTATCTCGAGAACTTGGGGCCCGACGTGCCGCTGCACTTCTCCGCTTTCCATCCCGACTTCCGCATGTTGGACGTGCCCGCCACGCCACCCGAGACTTGTCGCTGGGCCCGACGCATCGCCTTGGACCACGGGATTCGCTACGTGTACTCGGGCAACATCAACGACGCTGCTGGGCAGTCCACCTATTGCCCCGGATGCGACGCGCGTGTGATCGAGCGCGACTGGTACGACATCGGCGACTATTCACTACGAGGGAACGAGTGCGTGAAGTGCGGCACAGCTCTGGCCGGGCGCTTCTGGAGCGACGGCGCGCCCAGCGACAAGTGGGGCCGCAAGCGCCTGCGCGTCGCGATCGCGTAGGGACGCGCTGGCTGCGCGTTGCGATCGCATAGGGACCCGCCCGCGCTCACGCCACATCACGTCGGAAGCGAGCTACCAGCAATCCCGCATGGCCTGTAGCAGGGGCCCACTCCGTGCTGCGTTAGAGTCGTGCGCATCATGGCGCAGCAGCAGATCCCATGGGCGCAAGGGTCGCGGCAAACTGCATGGTGGAGTCAAGGGTTGCGGTGCCTCGCAGCGGCGTTGGTGTTGGCGCTCGCGCCCCAGTGCGGTGGTGGCGATGACGCACGTTCGTTGGCTGACCGGGACGGTGGCAGGGCGGCTGGACAAAACACGGGCGGCGCGGGAGCCGTGGGCGGTACTGCCGGCGCGGGCGGAAGTGGCGCGGTCGCCGGGCAAGGGGCAGCAGGTGCAGACGCGGGTCCACCGCCTCCGCCGCCCCCCGCTGGCGATGGCTACGTGCCGCTGCATCCCTATCGCGCCCTCGACACGCGCGGCGGTGCACTGCCGGCAGTCGACAAGCCTCGATGCGTGAAGCTGGCTGGCACCGGAACGATTCCTTCGGATGCAAAGGCCATCGTGATCAACTTGACCGCGGTTGCTCCCGCGGCAGGGGGCCATCTCGTTGCCCATGCCGAGGGTGCGGTACTCGACACGTCGACCCTGAACTTCAGCGCCGGCAATTCCGTTGCCAATGGTGCGATCGTTTCCCTAGGCAGCGGCGGGAAGATCTGCGTCACCCCCAAGGTCACGGGGAGCCACTTCATCGTTGACGTGCAGGGCTTCTTCGCGAAGAGCTCCGGCTACGCGGCGATCACCCCCAAACGCCTGATCGACACCCGGGACGTCGGCCTGCCCGCGGCGGGTTCGGCAAAATGCATCAAAGTGACCGACACGGCGGGGATTGCAGGCGATGCCGTTGCAGTGGCCGTCAACGTGACAGCGGTCGCGCCTTCGGCCACGGGCTTTCTGCGCCTGTACCCCGCGGGTCAGACCAAGGATGACATCTCGACCCTGAATTTCTCACCGGGCACCACGATCGCCAATGGCGCGGTGGTGGCAGTCGGGGACGGCGGACAGATCTGCGTGGCCCTCGGCCCCACGGCGAGCCACTACTTGTTGGACGTGTCCGCCTACTTTGCGCCTAGCACGCGATACCACCCGGTGACGCCCGTCCGGCGCCTCGACACGCGGAAGACCACGACGCCAGCTGCCAACTCCACAACCTGTGTGAAGGTCAGCGACGCAGAGGTGCCGGCATCTTCGCGCGGCGTCGTCATGAATCTCGTGGCGGCCAAGCCGTCGGGGTCGGGTGTTGCGGTGATCTATCCCGATGGGCACGGCAAGCCGAGTACGTCGACGCTCAACTTTGCCAAGGGACAAACGATAGCAAACAACGCCATCGTGCAGCCGGGCAATGGTGGCAGGGTCTGCGTGCACACCAGCGCGGCAACGGACTTGATCCTCGACGTCACCGGGTACTTCGCAAGTCCGACGAGTGGTGACTCGTGTGCTTCAGTCCAGTGCGTGAACCCACCGCCCAAGGTGTGCTCGGGCGGCGTAGATCTAGTCAGCTACGCGGCCAAGGGAACGTGCCAACACGGGACCTGCATCTATGCGGACACCGCACAGATGTGCTTGGACGGCTGCTCGGGAAATGCATGCGCCCCGACCTTTGGCTGGGACTACAACCTGAAGCACCGTTGCATCAAGGGCGTGTCGTCCGGCCAGGCCAACTACTATCAAGACACCACGGACTGTCCGGTGTCGGGCCGCAACTGGACCGTCGCGGTCCAATCCGAGAAGACGCTGCAATCGAGCTGCTCGGGAGCGATGAGCCAATCCCTTCCCGTCAACGCCGGCGGACCGTTGACGATGGCCTGGGTGCCTCACGTGGACGAGTTCGGGCGCAAGAATCAA
This genomic stretch from Polyangiaceae bacterium harbors:
- a CDS encoding nuclear transport factor 2 family protein, encoding MHPSEALIEKLYHSLGARDGDGMAQCYAPDATFSDPVFPALRGPEVGAMWRMLCERATDIRVEASAIGADDQAGSAHWEAWYTFSQTGRKVHNVIDARYTFRDGVIVTHVDQFDLWRWSRQALGPVGTLLGWSPLVRNKVRGQAQKNLARFLGKPA
- a CDS encoding AAA family ATPase, with amino-acid sequence MNQAPQLTPLLVARDAVEAIAFYEQAFGANERVRFMNTPLGVLAHADLTIGTAQFSLTEELPNFNSDAPPTLGGSPVVLQLKVTDVDAAVERATRAGAVVVFPIGEWRTHGAATRSVRAPVDREPGDRGTQRRRTAETPGRFDRVLHQRGQRITMTKLPQGGAVWQPGTTSSGIHLILGPVGAGKTTYARKLAKSLAAPVFDLDDWMATLFGDDPRPDQGRVAWYLERKERCVRQIWVTASELLRLGRPVVLELGLVRRTERQAFYDRAEGEGFELILHLLDAPRDERRRRVLMRNETRSETFSMVVPLEYFELASDAWEPLADDEVTGRRVLAKHG
- the amrS gene encoding AmmeMemoRadiSam system radical SAM enzyme; its protein translation is MSALPSNYVLGRWQHAVDEGRVQCDLCPRFCRLHEGQRAFCFVRQNVGGEIYLTSYGRATGFCIDPIEKKPLNHFYPGSSVLSFGTAGCNLGCKFCQNWDTTKAREIERMSDAATPEQVAEAAQRHGAHSVAFTYNDPVIFAEYAIDSAKACHERGVKTVAVTAGYVTPEARKDFFEHIDAVNVDLKAFDPDFYRKLCYADIEPVLDTLRYLRHETKVWFEVTTLLIPGHNDDESQLKRQLDWYLENLGPDVPLHFSAFHPDFRMLDVPATPPETCRWARRIALDHGIRYVYSGNINDAAGQSTYCPGCDARVIERDWYDIGDYSLRGNECVKCGTALAGRFWSDGAPSDKWGRKRLRVAIA